The proteins below come from a single Geobacillus thermoleovorans genomic window:
- a CDS encoding Uma2 family endonuclease, whose product MSLPRFSNVSYEQYWALREQSDEWLEYIDGAVYMAPSPSIKHQLVSSNLHTELGLYFRGKPCNVFAAPTDIELASDKFPDRKVVIPDLSVICDSKGFTETKYVGVPTLIVEILSPSNQAHDLVTKFNLYMAYDVKEYWIVNPMKEAITVYTLNEEGLYEQADVKAGTGVVQSACFPGLQVALEDMFR is encoded by the coding sequence ATGTCCTTGCCTCGGTTTTCCAATGTGTCGTACGAGCAATATTGGGCGTTGCGGGAACAAAGCGATGAGTGGCTTGAATATATTGATGGCGCTGTGTATATGGCTCCGTCGCCAAGCATCAAGCATCAGCTTGTTTCGAGCAACCTTCATACCGAATTGGGCCTTTATTTTCGTGGGAAGCCGTGCAACGTGTTTGCGGCGCCGACCGATATCGAACTGGCTAGCGACAAGTTTCCCGATCGCAAAGTCGTCATTCCGGATTTAAGCGTTATTTGCGATTCAAAAGGGTTTACGGAAACGAAGTATGTCGGCGTGCCTACTCTTATCGTTGAGATCTTGAGCCCTTCCAACCAGGCGCACGATTTAGTGACCAAATTCAATTTGTATATGGCGTACGATGTGAAAGAGTATTGGATCGTCAATCCGATGAAAGAGGCGATTACCGTCTATACGCTGAACGAGGAAGGACTGTATGAGCAGGCGGATGTGAAAGCGGGAACGGGTGTGGTGCAGTCGGCATGCTTTCCTGGGCTTCAAGTGGCTCTTGAGGATATGTTTCGTTGA
- a CDS encoding PIN domain-containing protein, producing the protein MDDIEVVEEALALFGKRRLDFVDTLLYAYNKVKGYQVYTFDKKLDKMLEE; encoded by the coding sequence GTGGATGATATCGAGGTCGTAGAGGAGGCGCTTGCTCTGTTTGGCAAAAGGCGCTTGGACTTTGTCGATACCCTTTTATACGCCTATAACAAAGTGAAGGGATATCAAGTGTATACTTTTGATAAGAAGCTGGATAAGATGCTTGAGGAATAG
- the pyrF gene encoding orotidine-5'-phosphate decarboxylase: MHTPFIVALDFPSKQEVERFLRPFAGTPLFVKVGMELYYQEGPAIVAFLKEQGHAVFLDLKLHDIPNTVKQAMKGLARVGADLVNVHAAGGRRMMEAAIEGLDAGTPSGRMRPRCIAVTQLTSTDERMLHEELWISRPLVETVAHYAALAKESGLDGVVCSANEAPLIKERCGASFLAVTPGIRFADDAAHDQVRVVTPRKARALGSDYIVIGRSLTRAADPLRTYARLQHEWNGGERE; the protein is encoded by the coding sequence GTGCACACGCCGTTCATTGTCGCGCTTGATTTCCCATCAAAACAAGAGGTGGAGCGGTTTTTGCGGCCGTTTGCCGGAACGCCGCTGTTCGTCAAAGTCGGCATGGAGCTGTACTATCAGGAAGGTCCAGCCATCGTCGCGTTTCTCAAAGAACAAGGACATGCCGTCTTTTTAGACTTAAAACTGCACGACATTCCGAATACGGTGAAACAGGCGATGAAAGGGCTCGCCCGTGTCGGCGCCGATTTGGTGAACGTTCACGCCGCCGGCGGCCGGCGCATGATGGAAGCGGCGATCGAGGGGCTTGACGCCGGCACGCCAAGCGGAAGAATGCGGCCGCGCTGCATCGCTGTCACCCAGCTGACAAGCACGGACGAGCGAATGCTTCATGAGGAGCTGTGGATTTCCCGCCCGCTTGTGGAAACAGTCGCCCATTACGCCGCCTTGGCGAAAGAAAGCGGCCTTGACGGCGTCGTCTGCTCAGCGAACGAAGCGCCGCTCATCAAAGAACGGTGCGGCGCCTCGTTCCTTGCCGTCACCCCGGGTATCCGCTTTGCTGATGATGCGGCGCACGACCAAGTGCGCGTCGTCACCCCAAGGAAAGCGCGTGCGCTTGGTTCTGACTACATCGTCATCGGCCGCAGCCTCACCCGCGCCGCCGATCCGCTCAGGACGTATGCCCGCCTGCAGCACGAATGGAACGGAGGAGAGAGAGAATGA
- the pyrE gene encoding orotate phosphoribosyltransferase: MKHDIAAKLLEIGAVALQPNEPFTWSSGLKSPIYCDNRLTLAYPGVRRLIADGLAELIRTHFPKADLIAGTATAGIPHAAWVSERLELPMCYVRSQAKAHGKGKQIEGQAEPGQRVVVIEDLISTGGSSLAAVRALKEAGCEVLGVAAIFTYGLEKAKQAFAAENLPAYTLTDYNTLIETAVRLGAVSEHDLATLRQWRENPEEWGS; encoded by the coding sequence ATGAAACACGACATCGCCGCCAAATTGCTTGAAATCGGGGCGGTCGCCCTGCAGCCGAACGAACCGTTTACCTGGTCCTCGGGCTTGAAATCGCCGATTTATTGCGACAACCGCCTGACGCTCGCTTACCCCGGCGTGCGCCGCCTGATCGCCGACGGCCTCGCCGAACTCATCCGCACCCATTTCCCTAAAGCGGACCTCATCGCCGGCACGGCGACCGCCGGCATCCCGCACGCCGCCTGGGTGAGCGAGCGGCTTGAGCTGCCGATGTGCTACGTCCGCAGCCAGGCGAAAGCACACGGCAAAGGAAAACAAATCGAAGGCCAAGCCGAACCGGGCCAGCGCGTCGTCGTCATCGAAGACTTGATCTCGACGGGCGGCAGCTCGCTTGCGGCCGTCCGCGCCTTGAAAGAGGCAGGCTGCGAGGTGCTGGGCGTCGCCGCCATTTTCACATACGGGCTCGAAAAAGCGAAACAGGCGTTTGCGGCAGAGAATTTGCCTGCCTACACGCTTACGGACTACAACACCCTCATCGAAACGGCCGTCCGCCTTGGCGCCGTCAGCGAACACGATCTGGCGACATTGCGGCAATGGCGGGAGAATCCGGAGGAGTGGGGGAGCTAA
- a CDS encoding RHS repeat domain-containing protein encodes MSKFRSPPSMNITIRGWLCSQKKRVAWHSNKMIIYSISLSGHDHHHKQPFAFSISPTNILLTPADFPAGNQDWNRAAVSIQPSKPIDKIDISAVFRGNYTGTVWFDAIRLMEGNVVTKNKYDASGNDVTEEVDEEGYVAKKNYDAVGNLLSEYDKKGNKKEYTYD; translated from the coding sequence ATGAGCAAGTTTCGCTCACCACCAAGCATGAACATAACCATTCGTGGATGGTTATGTTCACAGAAAAAACGGGTGGCTTGGCATTCAAATAAAATGATCATTTACAGCATTTCGCTTAGTGGTCACGATCATCATCACAAGCAACCATTCGCATTCTCCATTTCACCTACAAATATTTTACTCACACCTGCGGATTTCCCTGCTGGCAATCAAGATTGGAACCGTGCCGCCGTTTCGATTCAACCTTCCAAGCCAATTGATAAAATCGATATATCCGCTGTCTTCCGCGGCAATTACACGGGAACGGTATGGTTTGACGCGATCCGTTTAATGGAAGGAAACGTCGTGACGAAAAACAAGTATGATGCCAGCGGAAATGATGTCACGGAAGAAGTGGATGAAGAAGGCTATGTGGCGAAAAAGAATTATGATGCCGTAGGAAACTTGTTAAGCGAGTACGATAAGAAAGGAAACAAGAAAGAGTACACGTATGATTGA
- a CDS encoding Rqc2 family fibronectin-binding protein, which yields MSFDGVFTYAIVGELEEALAGGRITKIHQPSAYEIVLLVRARGHNHKVMLSAHPTYARVHLTNETYNNPSEPPMFCMRLRKQLEGSVIEAVRQVDFDRIIVMDTKGRDELGDVQTKRLIIEVMGRHSNIILVDASTDTIIDSLKHLPPSVNRYRTVLPGHPYVAPPTHGKLNPLEATEEMVLKKIDFHAGKLAHQLVSAFSGISPLFANEAVFRAGLANRTTLPKSFLALIDDVRHRRFAPMMYTNGEKEWFYVLPLKHLQIEGQPFASASELLDRFYFGKAERDRVKQQAHDIERLMANEKAKNEKKLLKLEQTLEEAKKADVYRLYGELLTAHLYAIKRGMTEIEVANYYDENGGTITIPLDPQKSPSENAQQYFQKYQKAKNSFAVVQEQIERTKEDIAYCDTILSQLETASPKDVEEIRDELIEQGYLRPRAAKGAKKRKPTAPELDRYVASDGTEILVGKNNKQNDYLTTKLAHKDDVWLHVKNIPGSHVVIRNKQPSDETLLEAANLAAYFSKARHSGSVPVDYTRIRYVKKPSGAKPGFVIYENEQTLYVTPDEELVRTMKQRQKEQAAKPS from the coding sequence ATGTCCTTTGACGGAGTGTTTACGTACGCCATTGTCGGTGAACTCGAAGAGGCGCTTGCGGGCGGGCGGATCACGAAAATCCACCAGCCGTCGGCGTATGAGATCGTGCTGCTTGTGCGCGCCCGCGGCCATAACCATAAAGTGATGCTGTCGGCGCATCCGACGTACGCCCGCGTCCATTTGACAAACGAAACGTACAACAACCCATCCGAGCCGCCGATGTTTTGCATGCGGCTGCGCAAACAGTTGGAAGGAAGCGTCATCGAAGCGGTCCGCCAAGTCGATTTTGACCGCATCATCGTCATGGACACAAAAGGCCGCGACGAACTCGGCGACGTGCAGACAAAGCGGCTCATCATTGAAGTGATGGGCCGCCATAGCAACATCATCCTCGTTGATGCATCGACCGACACGATCATCGACAGCTTGAAACATTTGCCGCCGTCGGTCAACCGCTACCGGACGGTGCTTCCCGGGCATCCGTACGTCGCCCCACCGACGCACGGCAAGCTGAACCCGCTTGAGGCGACGGAAGAAATGGTGCTGAAAAAAATCGACTTTCACGCCGGCAAGCTCGCCCATCAGCTTGTTTCCGCCTTCAGCGGCATTTCGCCGCTATTTGCCAATGAGGCGGTGTTCCGCGCTGGACTCGCCAACCGGACGACGCTGCCGAAAAGCTTCCTCGCGCTCATCGATGACGTTCGGCACCGCCGCTTTGCCCCGATGATGTACACGAACGGGGAAAAAGAATGGTTTTACGTGTTGCCGCTTAAGCACTTACAAATCGAAGGCCAACCGTTTGCGAGCGCAAGCGAGCTATTGGACCGCTTTTATTTCGGCAAGGCCGAGCGCGACCGCGTCAAGCAGCAAGCTCATGACATCGAGCGTCTCATGGCGAACGAAAAGGCGAAAAACGAGAAAAAGCTCCTAAAGCTCGAACAGACGCTCGAAGAAGCAAAGAAAGCCGACGTTTATCGACTGTACGGCGAACTGCTCACCGCCCATTTGTACGCCATAAAGCGCGGCATGACGGAAATCGAGGTCGCAAACTACTACGACGAAAACGGAGGCACCATCACCATTCCGCTCGACCCGCAAAAATCGCCGTCCGAGAACGCGCAACAGTACTTTCAAAAATACCAAAAAGCGAAAAACTCGTTCGCCGTCGTTCAAGAACAAATCGAGCGGACGAAAGAAGACATCGCCTATTGCGACACGATTTTAAGCCAGCTTGAAACCGCCTCGCCGAAAGATGTCGAGGAAATCCGCGACGAGCTCATTGAACAAGGCTATTTGCGCCCGCGCGCGGCGAAAGGAGCAAAAAAGCGCAAACCAACCGCGCCCGAGCTTGACCGCTACGTCGCAAGCGACGGCACGGAAATACTCGTTGGCAAAAACAACAAACAAAACGATTATCTCACAACAAAGCTGGCCCATAAGGACGATGTTTGGCTGCATGTGAAAAACATTCCCGGCTCGCACGTCGTCATCCGGAACAAGCAGCCGTCTGACGAGACGCTCTTGGAAGCGGCGAATCTTGCCGCCTACTTCAGCAAGGCCCGCCACTCCGGCTCCGTGCCTGTCGACTACACGCGCATCCGCTATGTAAAAAAACCGAGCGGCGCCAAGCCGGGATTTGTCATTTACGAAAACGAGCAAACGCTCTACGTCACACCGGATGAAGAACTCGTCCGCACCATGAAACAGAGGCAAAAAGAACAAGCGGCGAAACCATCGTAA